The nucleotide window CCAGCAGAAACCAGACCGGAAAATGCGATCTCTTCATAATGGGATAATTTATTACAAAAATACATATATCATCCTTGAACAATTTATTTTATTTTCGTTTTCTAAGAAACTGGCATGGTATGTCACTCAGAACGCGCATACAAAGTTTTTTTGATACAAAAGGGCATAAGCCCCGGCTTGGGGGGTTGGATCTTCTGAAATACATAGGTCCCGGACTGCTGGTGACCGTTGGATTTATCGATCCCGGCAACTGGGCATCAAATCTGGCTGCCGGTGCCGGTTATGGTTACAGCCTGCTCTGGATGGTTACTTTATCAACCATCATGCTCATTCTTCTTCAGCACAATGCCGCACACCTGGGCATTGCTACCGGCCTGTGTCTTTCGGAAGCCACAACGCGATATGTGCGTAAACCTTATTCGATGGGTATTCTGCTCACTGCCATGCTTGCTTCCATATCCACATCCCTGGCTGAAATTCTCGGGAGTGCCATTGCATTGAATATGTTGTTTCATATTCCTCTTTTTATCGGAGTAATCCTCACTGTGGCGTTTGTTCTGATTATGCTCCTTACCAATTCGTATAAGGCAATTGAAAAATGGATCATCGGATTTGTATCCATTATAGGGTTGTCCTTTATTTATGAACTTTGGCTGGCTGATATTTCATGGAATGAAGCCATTACAGGCTGGGTTGTGCCATCATTCCCGGCCGGTTCCATGATCATCATTATGAGTGTGCTGGGAGCTGTGGTTATGCCTCACAATTTGTTTCTGCACTCTGAAATCATTCAGAGCAGGCAATGGAATCTGGAGGATGATAAAACCATCAGAAGGCAGCTGGATTTTGAATTTACCGATACTTTGTTTTCCATGCTGGTTGGCTGGGCTATCAACAGTGCCATGATTCTTCTGGCGGCTGCCACGTTTTATGCTCACGGAAAACAGGTGACCGAATTGCCACAGGCAAAGGAACTCCTTGTGCCTCTCCTCGGAAGCAGTGCATCCTTTGTTTTTGCCATAGCCCTGCTTTTCGCCGGACTATCTTCCACCATTACTTCGGCCATGGCAGCCGGATCAATTTTCGCCGGTATTTATGAGGAGCCTTTTGATATAAAAGACAATCACTCCCGCACCGGCGTGATCATTTCTCTTTTCCTGGCGGCTGTTATCATATTGTTGATCAGGAATCCGCTGAAAGGATTGATAATCAGTCAGATGATATTGAGTATGCAGTTGCCGGTCACCATTTTCCTTCAGATTTATCTTACTTCATCAGAAAAGGTTATGGGGAAGTATAAGAATACGTTGCTGAACAAGATATTGCTCTATTCTGTTGCCGGAATAGTGACCCTGCTGAACGTGTTTCTTATTATTTCCTTTTTCACATGAGCCGGACATGCGGCAAAAGTCCTGCCATCATCAGGCATATTAAATTCTGCGAACATAAACCAGCTTATCATCGCCATCGTCATAGAAGTCTTTGAGCACGGCTTCGCAGGAAAAACCGTTATTTTCGTAAAATTTACGGGTTGGTTCATACAAAGGTCTTCCTGAGGTTTCAGCATACAGGGCTGTTCCGCCCATTTCCTTCACCTTCCTGCAGGTTTCTTCGAGAAGCAATTTGCCAATGCCTTTTCCCCTGAGGTCTTTATATGTTGCAATCCAGTAAAGGTCAAAACTTTTTTTTGTGCTGGGATTTAACCCAAAACAGGAATATCCGGCTGTTTTACCGTCTGCTTCGGCAAAAATAAATTCATAACCGCTTTCAGCCCCTTTGCTGAGACGTTCTTCAATCAGCTCAACGGCAATTTTCACCTCATGGGGATAAAAGAAGCCTGTTGATTCTATTATGTTGCGGACATTTTCAACGTCCTGCCACCCTGTTTCTGATCGTAACGTTATGTTCATTGCCGGCAAAATTTGTTCGTCCCTCCGGCCGAAACGGACCGGAATAGATAAAATGAAAGCTCAAAAGTACGATTTTAATTGATGGCTTCTTTCACTAATTTTATATGGGGAAAGGCATTAAAACGCTGCCTTCGACTTCGCTCAGGCAGCGGGAATTACCTAGTCTCTGAATAATGGTTTCAGCTTTTCAACGGGAATTGTGCTGCGTGGATTAAACTGATTACCCGCCGCATACTTCCTTAGACTATATAGCAATTGCCGGGCTTCCGGCCTGTTTTCTGCATCGGTAAGCAGATCAGCACCCGTAACGATGATTTTACCTTTCCCGACCCTTGCTTCGAATATAAGCATGAGGGGCCTGGCTGTAAACCAGTCGTCAATAATGCGTACCACCGGGTCAACGTTTTTTTCAATGCCGGAAACATCAATGGCATGTGCATGCGACATGGCATCCCACCATTGCCAGTTGCTATGGTATTCGGTAGGAAAATTTTCCAGGGCAGGATGTTTCGGGTTGCAAAGAATCCCTAAAGTGTGGGGAGGCTGTTTGCCTGTCCAGGCAGTGTTCCAGAAAATACTTGAGAAACCTACAGCTATGTTACCCCCTGCATGAGGGGCAATGCTGCCTTTCCTGACGGTTAACAAAACACGTCCTCCCCGGGTAAGGTAATCAATGGTCTTTTTGTCCAGTCTTTGAGCAATCAGAACGGAATCATTCAGAGCCGGCAGGTGAGCAGGATATACCCAAATGTTCCATGCATTCTCATACGCATCAGTTTTTAGTGTCAATACCAGCTGGGAAGGTTTGCTGATCATGGAAAGTGGTTGATCAATTGTGCCCAGCCTGATACCGTTTCCCAAAGGAATATTCATGGCCGGGAATTTACCTCTGGCAATAATTTCTCCTTCCATGGAAGAGAGAGTCCATTCCGGGATAACTCCTTTCAGTTCTTTGTCGCCGAAATGCGCTATTTCGGCTTCAGCGTGCAGGGTTTCATCGTTAGTAAAAATCATCTTTGAAAGACGTAAAAGTGGAACAGTGCTATTGCAAAAGCGACGGTATTCTTCAGGTTTAACGTAACCTTTTTCGTTCCAGAAAGCATTAAGGACTCCGACAAGGGCTGTTCCCTGGCCGGGAAAATCGTGCAGGTCGAGCAACTGGAAACCACCGAACCCTTTGGTACGCAGTGCAGCTTCAATGTCGGCCTTATAGCATAAAACCTGCAGTTTCCCTGAAGCAAGAAGGAAGCTGTCGGCAAGATGACCCATTCCGTGTGCATTGAGCCTGTCGCGGAAAATTTCAAAATTGCGGGCTTTCAGAACCCCTTTGTACTGGTCAATTTCCTTGAAGTCGGGATACACGCACCATTGCCCGATTTCATGGCTGACGGTGGGTTTATTATACCGGGCAATGATATTTTCCCAGTCATAAGCTGTTTGGGGAGGAAGGGCATTGATGATGCTGGCAAGACCCTGATCCCAGCCCTGAATTCGTGGTTCAGGGGTGCTGTTGAAATCAGTAACTTCGAGCAAAGGCCAGCCTGCACCACTTGAATATAAGCGCCTCGGGTCTTTTTTCTTCCAGTAGGTGACAAATCCGGTAAGCCACTGATCCTGATGTTCTCCTGCAGGTTCATTTCCGTACAGAAGAAAACTGAACGAGGGATGGTTTCCGTATGCGTCCACAATCCGGTTGCTTTCTTCGTACAGGTAAGTGTCAATTGGTTTTCCATCTCCGATGGATGAACTTGCCCAGGAGGCGCATTCCACGTGCAGATAAAATCCGGAACGGTCGGCTGCAATAAAGGCGGCTTCAGGCGGACACCATGAATGGAACCGCATATGATTCAGTCCGTGTGCCCTGGCAATCCTGAATATACGCATCCAGGCACCTGTATCTGTTGGGGGGAATCCTGTTTCAGGGAAAATGGCGCATTCAAGTGTCCCCCTTAAAAAGACAGGCCTGCCGTTGAGCATGAACTGCGTACCCTGCGTTGCCCATTCCCGCATGCCGAACAACTCTCTTTTTGTATCCTTTCCTTTGTCTGATGTAAGTACAACCTGCAGTGAATAGAGATTTGGATGAAATTCGTCCCACAACGCCGGATCAGATCCCATCGGTAAGGTTACTTCAGCAATTGTACAGGTTGAATCGCATTTTTTCTGAATCCTGATCTTTTTTGAGGCCGGTGCATTGTTGTTTTTTTCCGGAATGGCCTGAAGACTGAGATTGCAAGAAGCATTTTCTCCTGTGTGGTTACGAATCGCGACTATTACCCTTATCTGTTTTGAGGCAATGTCGGGATAGATTTTTACATCACCCAGGCTGATTTTTGGCCTGGCAATAAGTTCCAGTTTTCCAGTAATGCCGTTCCAGTTGGTTTGAGTATGATCCGAAATGCTGTGCGAATTTTGCCCAACGTCTATTTCATTGATCCTGTTGTCAATCCTGATAGAAAGCAAATGCTTTCCCGGTTTTATGGAAGCAGGAAGCAGGAAAGTATGAGGTGTGGAGAGGGAATTCGCTGTTCCCACTTCCGTACTGTCAATCCATACTTTGCTATACCAGTGGCACCGTTCCAGGTACAGTTCAATGGTTTTTTCCTTCCACGCGGCGGGAATCTCAATCTCTTTCTGATACCAGGCAGGACCCTTGTAATACGTAACGGGCTGGAGCCAGAAAGGAACCTTTATATTGCCGGGTTGCCGGTAAGGTGCATATTCCTGTGATGTAAACCATGAACTGTCAACAATTTGCCCTGTCCATGGGGTGCTGATGGTAATGGAATCCCCTTTTCTGTTGGTGGCCATTGAACCGGGTAGCGTAACCGAATCGGACAGCAGTATGGAATACCAGTGCTGTGCTTCTCCGGTATCATCCCGGTCAATCTGAAATCTCCATGTACCCTTCAGACTGATACTGTCGGTTGTATCCTGACGGCAGGATCCGAAAACAAAGCCTGTTACTATGGAAGAAACAATGAGAAAGAATGATAATGGTTTGCGATGAAAGTAATTCATTGTATTCATAGGCAGTATTTTTTATCATGCTACGAAATTTTACCTTCAAACTGTTTCAGGCGCGCATAAGTCTTTCTATTTCTTCGAGTGATTTCCCTTTGGTTTCAGGAAGCCTGAAGAAAATCAAAAGGAAACCGGCAATACAAATGGCAGAATAGATCCAGAAAGTTCCGGAAGCCTTCAATAAGCGATGAAGATAGGGAAAGGTGATGACCAGCACAGCACTGGCAATCCAGAGGGCAGTGGTTGCTACTGCCATGGCAGAACCCCTTATTTTATTAGGAAAGATTTCCGAAAGAACTACCCATGTAACGGGAGCCAACGACATGGCATATATGGCAATGGCAACCACTACCGTAATCAGAATAGGAAGTCCTTTTAACCCGAAAAAATAACCGGCCCCCAGCATTATATAAGTAACGGCAAGACCTGCCGAGCCAATCAGCATCAGTTTTTTTCTTCCTGCCGAATCAACCGTGCGGATAGCTACAAAAGTAAAAATCAGATTGATAATGCCGGTTATTACAATATTGAAAAGCATGGAAGTAATGCCGTACCCGGCGGAGGAAAAAACTTCTTCGGCATAATTGAATACTACATTGATGCCACACCATTGCTGAAAGACGGCAAGGGCAATTCCCAGCAGAACCACGTTTCTCGTTTTCCTGTTAAGCAGGCTGAAAAAACTGAAGCGTTGCTTTTCCTGTGAGAGGGTTTCCGAAATTTCCCGGAAAGCAGCGGAGGCATAATCATTGCTTCCGGTCCGCATAAGAATGGATAGGGCTTTTTCTGTTTTTCCTTCTTTGATGAGCCACCTTGGGCTTTCGGGAACGAAGAAAGCAAGAATAAAGAAGAGAAACGCAGGAAACGATTCGGCCCAGAACATCCATCTCCAGCCTGTCTGTCCGTTCCATGAGCTTCGGATAATGATATCAGAGGCTCCTTCCGGCACGGGTTCTGCAATGAGGTAGTTGATAATCTGGGCCGCCAGAATTCCTATCACTATTGCAAGCTGGTTCAGGGAAACAAAGCTTCCTCTGTAAACAGGAGGGGTAATTTCGGCAATATAAACCGGTGAAGCAGCGGAAGCTATTCCAATACCGAACCCGCCAAGGATACGCCAGAGAATAAAAGGTCCAAAATGATCGGCCATGCCCGTTCCTACTCCGGAAACGGTAAAGAGCAATGCGCAAAGAAGAAGGGAAATCTTTCGTCCGTATTGATCGGTTACCCATCCGGAAACTGCGGCGCCAAAAATGCAACCGATCAGGGCAGAACTCATGGCAAGACCCTGCAATCCGGGATTGCCCGTTATGCCGAAAAAACGCTCATAAAAAGGTTTGGCTCCTCCAATAACGACCCAGTCGTAACCAAAAAGCAGTCCGCCCATAGCCGCTACCAGGGCTACGGGTATTATGTATCGCATATTGTATTTTCCCATATTTGCCTGCTATATGAAAGCGATCCGAAATATCCTATTTTATCGCGAATTATCCAATAATAAACCTCAGCAGAAATAACACGGATTAAGCATCAGGAGTGGAAACGAACCAATGCTTTGGGGATTGGTATTTTGCAATGGCATCCGGGTTGAGGCCATTGAAAAGCATTGAAAGCAACTCCAGGGCGCATTGCACATTTTTTCATGCACAAGAATCTTTCTGGTGCAATGATTGGGTTAATTATGTATCAACCGGTTGGAGCAGAGCACTAAATAAAATCCTTTCCGGGGATGCGGAGGTGGAGGTTATGAATCATTACCGGATCAGACCTTATTCAGTTCTTTAACGTTGCGGTATTCGAAACGGAAATCTATTTCGAAGCACTCAACAAA belongs to Bacteroidales bacterium and includes:
- a CDS encoding beta-galactosidase; amino-acid sequence: MNYFHRKPLSFFLIVSSIVTGFVFGSCRQDTTDSISLKGTWRFQIDRDDTGEAQHWYSILLSDSVTLPGSMATNRKGDSITISTPWTGQIVDSSWFTSQEYAPYRQPGNIKVPFWLQPVTYYKGPAWYQKEIEIPAAWKEKTIELYLERCHWYSKVWIDSTEVGTANSLSTPHTFLLPASIKPGKHLLSIRIDNRINEIDVGQNSHSISDHTQTNWNGITGKLELIARPKISLGDVKIYPDIASKQIRVIVAIRNHTGENASCNLSLQAIPEKNNNAPASKKIRIQKKCDSTCTIAEVTLPMGSDPALWDEFHPNLYSLQVVLTSDKGKDTKRELFGMREWATQGTQFMLNGRPVFLRGTLECAIFPETGFPPTDTGAWMRIFRIARAHGLNHMRFHSWCPPEAAFIAADRSGFYLHVECASWASSSIGDGKPIDTYLYEESNRIVDAYGNHPSFSFLLYGNEPAGEHQDQWLTGFVTYWKKKDPRRLYSSGAGWPLLEVTDFNSTPEPRIQGWDQGLASIINALPPQTAYDWENIIARYNKPTVSHEIGQWCVYPDFKEIDQYKGVLKARNFEIFRDRLNAHGMGHLADSFLLASGKLQVLCYKADIEAALRTKGFGGFQLLDLHDFPGQGTALVGVLNAFWNEKGYVKPEEYRRFCNSTVPLLRLSKMIFTNDETLHAEAEIAHFGDKELKGVIPEWTLSSMEGEIIARGKFPAMNIPLGNGIRLGTIDQPLSMISKPSQLVLTLKTDAYENAWNIWVYPAHLPALNDSVLIAQRLDKKTIDYLTRGGRVLLTVRKGSIAPHAGGNIAVGFSSIFWNTAWTGKQPPHTLGILCNPKHPALENFPTEYHSNWQWWDAMSHAHAIDVSGIEKNVDPVVRIIDDWFTARPLMLIFEARVGKGKIIVTGADLLTDAENRPEARQLLYSLRKYAAGNQFNPRSTIPVEKLKPLFRD
- a CDS encoding Nramp family divalent metal transporter — its product is MSLRTRIQSFFDTKGHKPRLGGLDLLKYIGPGLLVTVGFIDPGNWASNLAAGAGYGYSLLWMVTLSTIMLILLQHNAAHLGIATGLCLSEATTRYVRKPYSMGILLTAMLASISTSLAEILGSAIALNMLFHIPLFIGVILTVAFVLIMLLTNSYKAIEKWIIGFVSIIGLSFIYELWLADISWNEAITGWVVPSFPAGSMIIIMSVLGAVVMPHNLFLHSEIIQSRQWNLEDDKTIRRQLDFEFTDTLFSMLVGWAINSAMILLAAATFYAHGKQVTELPQAKELLVPLLGSSASFVFAIALLFAGLSSTITSAMAAGSIFAGIYEEPFDIKDNHSRTGVIISLFLAAVIILLIRNPLKGLIISQMILSMQLPVTIFLQIYLTSSEKVMGKYKNTLLNKILLYSVAGIVTLLNVFLIISFFT
- a CDS encoding sugar porter family MFS transporter; the protein is MGKYNMRYIIPVALVAAMGGLLFGYDWVVIGGAKPFYERFFGITGNPGLQGLAMSSALIGCIFGAAVSGWVTDQYGRKISLLLCALLFTVSGVGTGMADHFGPFILWRILGGFGIGIASAASPVYIAEITPPVYRGSFVSLNQLAIVIGILAAQIINYLIAEPVPEGASDIIIRSSWNGQTGWRWMFWAESFPAFLFFILAFFVPESPRWLIKEGKTEKALSILMRTGSNDYASAAFREISETLSQEKQRFSFFSLLNRKTRNVVLLGIALAVFQQWCGINVVFNYAEEVFSSAGYGITSMLFNIVITGIINLIFTFVAIRTVDSAGRKKLMLIGSAGLAVTYIMLGAGYFFGLKGLPILITVVVAIAIYAMSLAPVTWVVLSEIFPNKIRGSAMAVATTALWIASAVLVITFPYLHRLLKASGTFWIYSAICIAGFLLIFFRLPETKGKSLEEIERLMRA
- a CDS encoding GNAT family N-acetyltransferase; the protein is MNITLRSETGWQDVENVRNIIESTGFFYPHEVKIAVELIEERLSKGAESGYEFIFAEADGKTAGYSCFGLNPSTKKSFDLYWIATYKDLRGKGIGKLLLEETCRKVKEMGGTALYAETSGRPLYEPTRKFYENNGFSCEAVLKDFYDDGDDKLVYVRRI